Proteins encoded in a region of the Globicephala melas chromosome 1, mGloMel1.2, whole genome shotgun sequence genome:
- the RBBP5 gene encoding retinoblastoma-binding protein 5 isoform X3, which translates to MKSAPVMLTLSDSKHVVLPVDDDSDLNVVASFDRRGEYIYTGNAKGKILVLKTDSQDLVASFRVTTGTSNTTAIKSIEFARKGSCFLINTADRIIRVYDGREILTCGRDGEPEPMQKLQDLVNRTPWKKCCFSGDGEYIVAGSARQHALYIWEKSIGNLVKILHGTRGELLLDVAWHPVRPIIASISSGVVSIWAQNQVENWSAFAPDFKELDENVEYEERESEFDIEDEDKSEPEQTGADAAEDEEVDVTSVDPIAAFCSSDEELEDSKALLYLPIAPEVEDPEENPYGPPPDAVQTSLMDEGASSEKKRQSSTDGSQPPKKKPKTTNIELQGVPNDEVHPLLGVKGDGKSKKKQAGRPKGSKGKEKDSPFKPKLYKGDRGLPLEGSAKGKVQAELSQPLTAGGAISELL; encoded by the exons ATGAAATCTGCTCCTGTCATGTTGACCCTTTCAGATTCCAAACATGTTGTTCTGCCCGTAGACGATGACTCCGATTTGAACGTGGTTGCATCTTTTGATAGGCGAGGAGAATATATCTATACAGGAAATGCAAAAGGCAAG ATCTTGGTCCTAAAAACAGATTCTCAGGATCTTGTTGCTTCCTTCAGAGTAACAACTGGAACAAGCAATACCACAGCCATTAAGTCAATAGAGTTTGCTCGGAAGGGCAG TTGCTTTTTAATTAACACAGCAGATCGAATAATTAGAGTTTATGATGGCAGAGAAATCTTAACCTGTGGAAGAGATGGAGAGCCTGAACCCATGCAGAAATTGCAGGACTTGGTGAATAG GACCCCATGGAAGAAATGTTGTTTCTCTGGGGATGGGGAATACATAGTCGCAGGGTCAGCCCGGCAGCATGCCCTGTACATCTGGGAGAAGAGTATTGGTAACCTGGTGAAGATTCTCCATGGGACAAGAGGAGAACTCCTCTTGGATGTAGCT TGGCATCCTGTTCGACCCATCATAGCATCCATTTCTAGTGGAGTGGTATCTATCTGGGCACAAAATCAAGTA GAAAATTGGAGTGCATTTGCGCCAGACTTCAAAGAATTGGATGAAAATGTAGAATATGAAGAAAGGGAATCAGAGTTTGATATTGAAGATGAAGATAAGAGTGAGCCTGAACAGACAG GGGCTGATGCTGCAGAGGATGAGGAAGTGGATGTCACCAGTGTGGACCCTATTGCCGCCTTCTGTAGCAG TGATGAAGAGCTGGAAGATTCAAAGGCTCTATTATATTTACCCATTGCCCCTGAGGTTGAAGACCCAGAAGAAAATCCTTATGGCCCCCCACCGGATGCAGTCCAAACCTCCTTGATGGACGAAGGGGCTAGTTCAGAGAAGAAGAGGCAGTCTTCAACAGATGGGTCCCAGCCACCTaagaagaaacccaaaacaaccaATATTGAACTGCAAGGAGTACCAAATGATG AAGTCCATCCACTACTGGGTGTGAAGGGGGATGGCAAATCCAAGAAGAAGCAAGCAGGCCGGCCTAAAGGAtcaaaaggtaaagagaaagaTTCTCCATTTAAACCGAAACTCTACAAAGGGGACAGAGGTTTACCTCTGGAAGGATCAGCGAAGGGTAAAGTGCAGGCGGAGCTCAGCCAGCCCTTGACAG CAGGGGGAGCGATCTCAGAACTGTTATGA